One Triticum dicoccoides isolate Atlit2015 ecotype Zavitan chromosome 5B, WEW_v2.0, whole genome shotgun sequence genomic window carries:
- the LOC119307313 gene encoding BTB/POZ and MATH domain-containing protein 1-like, whose translation MAAPQSSIAMVPSRCTAEMHTATVAVEISGYSRLKGLGRGKYLRSPAFLIGGYEWCIYYFPDGSPDEASEGHVSVFLKLLTKNAEVKALHEWMRLNRVSGQSIVALSRKGPDVFERKKSWGVPKFMQTTAEVESAYLQNDCLLIECKVSVITEILSIYVPPSDILDNIATLLEGKIGGDVTFKVQGEVFSAHKILLAMRSAVFNAEFYGPLGDKGVQDIIINDMQPAVFKAFLHFIYTDSLPSMDDLDDDDKREMVKHLLVAADKYAMERMKRVCEGMLCKCLDVETVATILALADQHHCSNLKDACTEFMFSSNRLNDVIASQGYVQLKRSSPDIIVDVLERAAKSRKI comes from the coding sequence ATGGCAGCACCGCAGAGTTCAATAGCGATGGTGCCGTCGAGGTGCACTGCAGAGATGCACACGGCGACGGTCGCGGTCGAGATCTCTGGCTACAGCCGTCTCAAGGGCCTCGGGAGAGGCAAATATCTCCGTTCTCCGGCATTCCTCATCGGGGGCTACGAATGGTGCATATACTACTTCCCCGACGGAAGCCCAGACGAGGCGAGCGAAGGTCACGTATCTGTCTTCCTCAAGCTCTTGACCAAGAACGCCGAGGTGAAGGCGCTCCACGAGTGGATGCGTTTGAATCGGGTTAGTGGGCAGTCGATTGTGGCGCTCTCCCGCAAAGGGCCAGACGTGTTCGAGCGTAAAAAATCTTGGGGCGTACCAAAGTTCATGCAGACCACTGCTGAAGTAGAGTCGGCGTACCTGCAGAACGATTGTCTCCTGATCGAGTGCAAAGTCAGTGTTATCACGGAAATACTCAGTATCTATGTGCCGCCCTCTGACATTTTGGATAATATCGCAACCTTGCTAGAGGGGAAGATAGGAGGAGACGTGACTTTCAAGGTTCAAGGGGAGGTCTTTTCTGCGCATAAGATTTTGCTTGCGATGCGATCGGCGGTCTTCAACGCGGAGTTCTATGGTCCGTTGGGGGACAAAGGTGTACAGGACATAATTATTAACGACATGCAGCCTGCTGTTTTCAAGGCATTTCTTCACTTCATCTACACCGATTCATTGCCTTCCATGGATGATCTTGATGATGATGACAAAAGAGAAATGGTTAAGCACTTACTTGTGGCTGCAGATAAGTATGCGATGGAAAGGATGAAGAGGGTATGTGAAGGGATGCTATGCAAGTGTCTTGATGTTGAAACCGTGGCGACCATATTAGCTCTGGCTGACCAGCATCATTGCAGCAACCTCAAAGATGCTTGCACTGAATTTATGTTCTCTTCAAATAGATTGAATGATGTGATCGCAAGCCAAGGGTATGTTCAACTCAAAAGATCTTCTCCTGATATCATTGTAGATGTGTTGGAGAGAGCAGCCAAGTCCCGCAAAATTTAG